Within Hoplias malabaricus isolate fHopMal1 chromosome 16, fHopMal1.hap1, whole genome shotgun sequence, the genomic segment CACAACCacatctactactactacaactacaacAACCACAACTACAGCTCCACCACCTACGACAACTCCACCACCTACAACGACAACTCCAACAACCACACCCACAACATCTACAACCacatctactactactacaacaaccACAACTCCAACTCCACCACCTACAACGACAACTCCAACAACCACCCCCACAACATCTACAACCACATCTACAACTAAAACCACACCTACAAGTACAACTTGCAAACCATGCGAGTGGTCTGACTGGATGGATTTTGGTCCCCCTACAAATGGTCCTAATGGTGGAGAAATTGTTCCACTTGAAAGGATTAATGAAAATTTTCCCAACATCTGCTCCTCTCCAAGCATAGTAGAGTGTAGAGCAAAACTGTACCCTGGAGTCCCCCTTTCAGAGCTGGGTCAGGTAGTGACATGTAATGCACAAGATGGGCTGATTTGCTTGAACCAAAATCAAGTTAATCAGCAGCAATGCTTTGACTATGAGATTAGAATTTACTGTTGTAATATGACTTGCAATGTAACGACAAGTCCTGTAAGCACCACAACATCAACAACGACTCCACCAACAAGTACAAGGATTACCCCTTCTACTGACTATACTGTCCATACTGGATCCACAAGTACTTATACAAGTTCAATACAGAAATGTACATGCATATTTGATGGAATAACATATGAACCAGGTAAgttaaattacatattataaaaatattattttacgaAATAACAGTATTCATAATATTCTGTTAGTAAATTATTTTCCATGGCTTTTAAACCAAAATAAGGAAAATCTTAAAAAAGCAACTCCTTTTAAATATAGGTTCCACTATATACAACGTGAGTGATGGTGATGGATGGTGTTATATAATGACTTGCAAGAAGAGTGAACATGCTGCATGTTATCCATATTCCTATATGAGCCCATGTGATTTCATTACATCTACGCCATTACCAACAACAAGTGTCCCATCACAGAACTGTGACAAGCATAAACCACCCCTAAAGGTAATAGGcttactttatatatatatatatatatatatatatatatatatatatatatattttttttttttattagataacatttgcatttttttttgcatacaACAATTTGTTGGTCTATTACATGATTTAGAATACCAAGATACCTGCTAAAACATGTAAACTATAAGTGTCCTATTCTAATTCAGCATTTGTTTTCTAGAATCATGAAAGTATTCCGGGTGGGAAATGCTCCAATATCTCATGCATCAATGGAACAATCCAGCATGAGCATGTCTATTGTGAGCCTTCAACTATACCTGTGTGTTTAAACAACTATCCAGCACTACTGAATGATTCTGGGTGCTGTCCAGAATATGACTGTCAATGTAAGTATACTGGATTGTGCATCAGTTGCATCCAATGTAGTGTTTCTGTGATATGAAGGCGTACCTCTCAATACATTGCAGAGAAAACTGGTATgatttatgtttattatgtCTTATTCAGGTATCTGCAGAGGGTTTGGAGACCCACATTACATTACCTTTGATGGAACATACTACCCATTCCAAGGAAACTGCTCCTATGTCCTCGTCAAAGAAATAATTCCAAAGTATAACTTCAGTGTCATAATTGACAATGTTTACTGTGATTCAGAAGATGGCCTCAGTTGTCCTAAATCACTGACAGTGTATTACAAATCCTTTGAGATTGTAATGTCACAGAAGATTTCTAATGGAATTGTCACAAATTTggtaaataattacatttttgtacagtttaaaaactggtgaatatttttaatatttctaataATCATGACATTATTTGAATGTTATTGAAATGTTTACACATATATAAGTTACtcaagtcatatatatatatatatatatatatatatatatatatatatatatatatatataattcagtaAACATAGC encodes:
- the LOC136672044 gene encoding mucin-2-like; protein product: MDFGPPTNGPNGGEIVPLERINAKYPNICSTPSKVECRAKLYPGVPLSELGQVVTCNAQAGLICLNQIQIDQQQCFDYEIRLFCCDSSRYCTTPSTTTTTTTTTTTTPPPTTTTPTTTTTPTTTSTTTTTTTTTTTAPPPTTTPPPTTTTPTTTPTTSTTTSTTTTTTTTPTPPPTTTTPTTTPTTSTTTSTTKTTPTSTTCKPCEWSDWMDFGPPTNGPNGGEIVPLERINENFPNICSSPSIVECRAKLYPGVPLSELGQVVTCNAQDGLICLNQNQVNQQQCFDYEIRIYCCNMTCNVTTSPVSTTTSTTTPPTSTRITPSTDYTVHTGSTSTYTSSIQKCTCIFDGITYEPGKLNYIL